One genomic region from Gossypium hirsutum isolate 1008001.06 chromosome D13, Gossypium_hirsutum_v2.1, whole genome shotgun sequence encodes:
- the LOC107935542 gene encoding transcription factor TGA2 isoform X2 has protein sequence MVRGSIPAHGNRAHFEASCLRLLRASTLLELRVWMANLYLGFTCGNADGVFNSANASGQPFPTDRSYIGTLDKGLHLERGQQTGPVSISRGHTENWGESDMADASPRTDISTDAETDEKNLRFDSEKLNAAVAASDSSDRSKSNLDQKILRRLAQNREAARKSRLRKKAYVQQLESSRLKLTQLEQELQRARQQGIFISSSGDQIHSLGGNGAMTFDVEYGRWLEEHNRQINELRMAVNSHAGDAELRIIVDGVMAHYDEIFRLKSNVAKADVFHLLSGMWKTPAERCFLWLGGFRSSELLKLLVNQLEPLTEQQLVGVSNLQQSSQQAEDALSQGMEALQQSLSETLSTGSLGSSGSTGNVANYMGQMAMAMGKLGTLEGFICQADNLRQQTLQQMHRILTTRQSARALLAIHDYFSRLRALSSLWLARPRE, from the exons AGCACATTTCGAGGCCAGCTGTTTACGTCTTCTGAGAGCATCCACG CTTTTAGAATTGAGGGTGTGGATGGCAAACCTTTATCTCGGCTTTACATGTGGCAATGCAGACGGTGTGTTTAATTCTGCAAATGCAAGTGGCCAACCATTTCCTACCGATCGCAGCTATATTGGCACTTTGGATAAG GGATTGCACTTGGAAAGAGGTCAACAGACAGGTCCAGTCTCCATATCTAGGGGTCATACAGAAAACTGGGGGGAATCCGATATGGCTGATGCTAGTCCGAGGACTGATATCTCAACAGATGCAGAAACAGATGAAAAAAATCTGAGG TTTGATAGTGAAAAACTGAATGCTGCTGTTGCAGCTTCTGATTCAAGTGACCGATCAAAGAGTAATTTGGATCAAAAG ATTCTTCGCAGACTTGCTCAAAATCGTGAGGCTGCAAGAAAAAGCCGGTTGAGGAAGAAA GCATATGTGCAGCAGCTGGAGAGCAGTCGTTTGAAGTTGACACAACTTGAGCAGGAGCTCCAGCGGGCACGACAGCAG GGCATCTTCATATCAAGCTCGGGAGATCAAATTCATTCATTGGGTGGAAATG GTGCCATGACATTTGATGTAGAATATGGAAGGTGGCTTGAAGAGCACAATCGACAAATTAATGAGTTGAGAATGGCAGTAAATTCTCATGCAGGCGATGCAGAACTTCGTATTATTGTTGACGGTGTTATGGCTCACTATGATGAAATTTTTAGGCTGAAGAGCAACGTAGCTAAGGCagatgttttccatttgttatcAGGCATGTGGAAGACACCTGCCGAGAGGTGTTTCTTGTGGCTTGGTGGTTTTCGGTCATCTGAGCTTCTAAAG CTTCTTGTAAACCAATTGGAGCCTTTGACAGAGCAACAGTTGGTGGGAGTTAGCAACTTGCAACAATCTTCCCAGCAGGCTGAAGATGCATTATCACAAGGTATGGAAGCATTGCAGCAGTCTCTGTCCGAGACATTGTCCACTGGATCCTTAGGCTCTTCCGGCTCAACTGGGAATGTAGCAAACTATATGGGTCAAATGGCCATGGCCATGGGAAAGCTAGGAACTCTTGAGGGTTTTATTTGTCAG GCGGACAATCTACGGCAGCAAACCCTACAACAAATGCACCGGATATTGACAACTCGCCAGTCTGCTCGTGCACTTCTTGCGATACATGATTACTTCTCCAGATTACGAGCTCTTAGTTCCCTCTGGCTTGCTCGACCAAGAGAGTGA
- the LOC107935542 gene encoding transcription factor TGA2 isoform X1 — MVRGSIPAHGNRAHFEASCLRLLRASTLLELRVWMANLYLGFTCGNADGVFNSANASGQPFPTDRSYIGTLDKTPNSFTINPSALRVESQGLHLERGQQTGPVSISRGHTENWGESDMADASPRTDISTDAETDEKNLRFDSEKLNAAVAASDSSDRSKSNLDQKILRRLAQNREAARKSRLRKKAYVQQLESSRLKLTQLEQELQRARQQGIFISSSGDQIHSLGGNGAMTFDVEYGRWLEEHNRQINELRMAVNSHAGDAELRIIVDGVMAHYDEIFRLKSNVAKADVFHLLSGMWKTPAERCFLWLGGFRSSELLKLLVNQLEPLTEQQLVGVSNLQQSSQQAEDALSQGMEALQQSLSETLSTGSLGSSGSTGNVANYMGQMAMAMGKLGTLEGFICQADNLRQQTLQQMHRILTTRQSARALLAIHDYFSRLRALSSLWLARPRE; from the exons AGCACATTTCGAGGCCAGCTGTTTACGTCTTCTGAGAGCATCCACG CTTTTAGAATTGAGGGTGTGGATGGCAAACCTTTATCTCGGCTTTACATGTGGCAATGCAGACGGTGTGTTTAATTCTGCAAATGCAAGTGGCCAACCATTTCCTACCGATCGCAGCTATATTGGCACTTTGGATAAG ACTCCAAATTCATTTACTATAAATCCATCTGCCCTCCGAGTCGAATCTCAGGGATTGCACTTGGAAAGAGGTCAACAGACAGGTCCAGTCTCCATATCTAGGGGTCATACAGAAAACTGGGGGGAATCCGATATGGCTGATGCTAGTCCGAGGACTGATATCTCAACAGATGCAGAAACAGATGAAAAAAATCTGAGG TTTGATAGTGAAAAACTGAATGCTGCTGTTGCAGCTTCTGATTCAAGTGACCGATCAAAGAGTAATTTGGATCAAAAG ATTCTTCGCAGACTTGCTCAAAATCGTGAGGCTGCAAGAAAAAGCCGGTTGAGGAAGAAA GCATATGTGCAGCAGCTGGAGAGCAGTCGTTTGAAGTTGACACAACTTGAGCAGGAGCTCCAGCGGGCACGACAGCAG GGCATCTTCATATCAAGCTCGGGAGATCAAATTCATTCATTGGGTGGAAATG GTGCCATGACATTTGATGTAGAATATGGAAGGTGGCTTGAAGAGCACAATCGACAAATTAATGAGTTGAGAATGGCAGTAAATTCTCATGCAGGCGATGCAGAACTTCGTATTATTGTTGACGGTGTTATGGCTCACTATGATGAAATTTTTAGGCTGAAGAGCAACGTAGCTAAGGCagatgttttccatttgttatcAGGCATGTGGAAGACACCTGCCGAGAGGTGTTTCTTGTGGCTTGGTGGTTTTCGGTCATCTGAGCTTCTAAAG CTTCTTGTAAACCAATTGGAGCCTTTGACAGAGCAACAGTTGGTGGGAGTTAGCAACTTGCAACAATCTTCCCAGCAGGCTGAAGATGCATTATCACAAGGTATGGAAGCATTGCAGCAGTCTCTGTCCGAGACATTGTCCACTGGATCCTTAGGCTCTTCCGGCTCAACTGGGAATGTAGCAAACTATATGGGTCAAATGGCCATGGCCATGGGAAAGCTAGGAACTCTTGAGGGTTTTATTTGTCAG GCGGACAATCTACGGCAGCAAACCCTACAACAAATGCACCGGATATTGACAACTCGCCAGTCTGCTCGTGCACTTCTTGCGATACATGATTACTTCTCCAGATTACGAGCTCTTAGTTCCCTCTGGCTTGCTCGACCAAGAGAGTGA
- the LOC107935542 gene encoding transcription factor TGA2 isoform X5 codes for MADASPRTDISTDAETDEKNLRFDSEKLNAAVAASDSSDRSKSNLDQKILRRLAQNREAARKSRLRKKAYVQQLESSRLKLTQLEQELQRARQQGIFISSSGDQIHSLGGNGAMTFDVEYGRWLEEHNRQINELRMAVNSHAGDAELRIIVDGVMAHYDEIFRLKSNVAKADVFHLLSGMWKTPAERCFLWLGGFRSSELLKLLVNQLEPLTEQQLVGVSNLQQSSQQAEDALSQGMEALQQSLSETLSTGSLGSSGSTGNVANYMGQMAMAMGKLGTLEGFICQADNLRQQTLQQMHRILTTRQSARALLAIHDYFSRLRALSSLWLARPRE; via the exons ATGGCTGATGCTAGTCCGAGGACTGATATCTCAACAGATGCAGAAACAGATGAAAAAAATCTGAGG TTTGATAGTGAAAAACTGAATGCTGCTGTTGCAGCTTCTGATTCAAGTGACCGATCAAAGAGTAATTTGGATCAAAAG ATTCTTCGCAGACTTGCTCAAAATCGTGAGGCTGCAAGAAAAAGCCGGTTGAGGAAGAAA GCATATGTGCAGCAGCTGGAGAGCAGTCGTTTGAAGTTGACACAACTTGAGCAGGAGCTCCAGCGGGCACGACAGCAG GGCATCTTCATATCAAGCTCGGGAGATCAAATTCATTCATTGGGTGGAAATG GTGCCATGACATTTGATGTAGAATATGGAAGGTGGCTTGAAGAGCACAATCGACAAATTAATGAGTTGAGAATGGCAGTAAATTCTCATGCAGGCGATGCAGAACTTCGTATTATTGTTGACGGTGTTATGGCTCACTATGATGAAATTTTTAGGCTGAAGAGCAACGTAGCTAAGGCagatgttttccatttgttatcAGGCATGTGGAAGACACCTGCCGAGAGGTGTTTCTTGTGGCTTGGTGGTTTTCGGTCATCTGAGCTTCTAAAG CTTCTTGTAAACCAATTGGAGCCTTTGACAGAGCAACAGTTGGTGGGAGTTAGCAACTTGCAACAATCTTCCCAGCAGGCTGAAGATGCATTATCACAAGGTATGGAAGCATTGCAGCAGTCTCTGTCCGAGACATTGTCCACTGGATCCTTAGGCTCTTCCGGCTCAACTGGGAATGTAGCAAACTATATGGGTCAAATGGCCATGGCCATGGGAAAGCTAGGAACTCTTGAGGGTTTTATTTGTCAG GCGGACAATCTACGGCAGCAAACCCTACAACAAATGCACCGGATATTGACAACTCGCCAGTCTGCTCGTGCACTTCTTGCGATACATGATTACTTCTCCAGATTACGAGCTCTTAGTTCCCTCTGGCTTGCTCGACCAAGAGAGTGA
- the LOC107935542 gene encoding transcription factor TGA2 isoform X3: MANLYLGFTCGNADGVFNSANASGQPFPTDRSYIGTLDKTPNSFTINPSALRVESQGLHLERGQQTGPVSISRGHTENWGESDMADASPRTDISTDAETDEKNLRFDSEKLNAAVAASDSSDRSKSNLDQKILRRLAQNREAARKSRLRKKAYVQQLESSRLKLTQLEQELQRARQQGIFISSSGDQIHSLGGNGAMTFDVEYGRWLEEHNRQINELRMAVNSHAGDAELRIIVDGVMAHYDEIFRLKSNVAKADVFHLLSGMWKTPAERCFLWLGGFRSSELLKLLVNQLEPLTEQQLVGVSNLQQSSQQAEDALSQGMEALQQSLSETLSTGSLGSSGSTGNVANYMGQMAMAMGKLGTLEGFICQADNLRQQTLQQMHRILTTRQSARALLAIHDYFSRLRALSSLWLARPRE, translated from the exons ATGGCAAACCTTTATCTCGGCTTTACATGTGGCAATGCAGACGGTGTGTTTAATTCTGCAAATGCAAGTGGCCAACCATTTCCTACCGATCGCAGCTATATTGGCACTTTGGATAAG ACTCCAAATTCATTTACTATAAATCCATCTGCCCTCCGAGTCGAATCTCAGGGATTGCACTTGGAAAGAGGTCAACAGACAGGTCCAGTCTCCATATCTAGGGGTCATACAGAAAACTGGGGGGAATCCGATATGGCTGATGCTAGTCCGAGGACTGATATCTCAACAGATGCAGAAACAGATGAAAAAAATCTGAGG TTTGATAGTGAAAAACTGAATGCTGCTGTTGCAGCTTCTGATTCAAGTGACCGATCAAAGAGTAATTTGGATCAAAAG ATTCTTCGCAGACTTGCTCAAAATCGTGAGGCTGCAAGAAAAAGCCGGTTGAGGAAGAAA GCATATGTGCAGCAGCTGGAGAGCAGTCGTTTGAAGTTGACACAACTTGAGCAGGAGCTCCAGCGGGCACGACAGCAG GGCATCTTCATATCAAGCTCGGGAGATCAAATTCATTCATTGGGTGGAAATG GTGCCATGACATTTGATGTAGAATATGGAAGGTGGCTTGAAGAGCACAATCGACAAATTAATGAGTTGAGAATGGCAGTAAATTCTCATGCAGGCGATGCAGAACTTCGTATTATTGTTGACGGTGTTATGGCTCACTATGATGAAATTTTTAGGCTGAAGAGCAACGTAGCTAAGGCagatgttttccatttgttatcAGGCATGTGGAAGACACCTGCCGAGAGGTGTTTCTTGTGGCTTGGTGGTTTTCGGTCATCTGAGCTTCTAAAG CTTCTTGTAAACCAATTGGAGCCTTTGACAGAGCAACAGTTGGTGGGAGTTAGCAACTTGCAACAATCTTCCCAGCAGGCTGAAGATGCATTATCACAAGGTATGGAAGCATTGCAGCAGTCTCTGTCCGAGACATTGTCCACTGGATCCTTAGGCTCTTCCGGCTCAACTGGGAATGTAGCAAACTATATGGGTCAAATGGCCATGGCCATGGGAAAGCTAGGAACTCTTGAGGGTTTTATTTGTCAG GCGGACAATCTACGGCAGCAAACCCTACAACAAATGCACCGGATATTGACAACTCGCCAGTCTGCTCGTGCACTTCTTGCGATACATGATTACTTCTCCAGATTACGAGCTCTTAGTTCCCTCTGGCTTGCTCGACCAAGAGAGTGA
- the LOC107935542 gene encoding transcription factor TGA6 isoform X4, with product MVRGSIPAHGNRAHFEASCLRLLRASTLLELRVWMANLYLGFTCGNADGVFNSANASGQPFPTDRSYIGTLDKTPNSFTINPSALRVESQGLHLERGQQTGPVSISRGHTENWGESDMADASPRTDISTDAETDEKNLRFDSEKLNAAVAASDSSDRSKSNLDQKILRRLAQNREAARKSRLRKKAYVQQLESSRLKLTQLEQELQRARQQGIFISSSGDQIHSLGGNGAMTFDVEYGRWLEEHNRQINELRMAVNSHAGDAELRIIVDGVMAHYDEIFRLKSNVAKADVFHLLSGMWKTPAERCFLWLGGFRSSELLKSNSWWELATCNNLPSRLKMHYHKVWKHCSSLCPRHCPLDP from the exons AGCACATTTCGAGGCCAGCTGTTTACGTCTTCTGAGAGCATCCACG CTTTTAGAATTGAGGGTGTGGATGGCAAACCTTTATCTCGGCTTTACATGTGGCAATGCAGACGGTGTGTTTAATTCTGCAAATGCAAGTGGCCAACCATTTCCTACCGATCGCAGCTATATTGGCACTTTGGATAAG ACTCCAAATTCATTTACTATAAATCCATCTGCCCTCCGAGTCGAATCTCAGGGATTGCACTTGGAAAGAGGTCAACAGACAGGTCCAGTCTCCATATCTAGGGGTCATACAGAAAACTGGGGGGAATCCGATATGGCTGATGCTAGTCCGAGGACTGATATCTCAACAGATGCAGAAACAGATGAAAAAAATCTGAGG TTTGATAGTGAAAAACTGAATGCTGCTGTTGCAGCTTCTGATTCAAGTGACCGATCAAAGAGTAATTTGGATCAAAAG ATTCTTCGCAGACTTGCTCAAAATCGTGAGGCTGCAAGAAAAAGCCGGTTGAGGAAGAAA GCATATGTGCAGCAGCTGGAGAGCAGTCGTTTGAAGTTGACACAACTTGAGCAGGAGCTCCAGCGGGCACGACAGCAG GGCATCTTCATATCAAGCTCGGGAGATCAAATTCATTCATTGGGTGGAAATG GTGCCATGACATTTGATGTAGAATATGGAAGGTGGCTTGAAGAGCACAATCGACAAATTAATGAGTTGAGAATGGCAGTAAATTCTCATGCAGGCGATGCAGAACTTCGTATTATTGTTGACGGTGTTATGGCTCACTATGATGAAATTTTTAGGCTGAAGAGCAACGTAGCTAAGGCagatgttttccatttgttatcAGGCATGTGGAAGACACCTGCCGAGAGGTGTTTCTTGTGGCTTGGTGGTTTTCGGTCATCTGAGCTTCTAAAG AGCAACAGTTGGTGGGAGTTAGCAACTTGCAACAATCTTCCCAGCAGGCTGAAGATGCATTATCACAAGGTATGGAAGCATTGCAGCAGTCTCTGTCCGAGACATTGTCCACTGGATCCTTAG